Below is a window of Pochonia chlamydosporia 170 chromosome 7, whole genome shotgun sequence DNA.
TCATCGGCCGAAGACCAAACAAACAGGTCTTTCTTTTGACCTCCGTTGAGCCAACCGCGATCCTTTCTCGACGGCGGAGAATCTGAATTGACCGCAGAGTCTACCATATGGCACGCTGCCCCTACGATGTTACCCGCCTCTAGGCCCGACGGGACTTTTTGATGCAGCTCTTGTATTTGCAAGAGACGCCGGTTCTTGTCTCTATGAGCGACCGTAAGCTCCTCATTCCTACGGCTGATCCGTTCATGCTCTCTGGCAGCATCTGCTTCTGTTAGAccagcaaaaaaaaaaaaaaaaaaaaaaaaaaaaagagttgTGTCCTCAACGCACCCTCAATTATCTTTCGCAAACGCGATATCTCCGTATTTGCTTCGATAACGGTTTGACGAAGCTGAGACTTTAGGCTTAAATTCTTCTCTGACAAAGTTCTATAAAGATAGCGTTGGTAGTATATCTCTTGCGTCTTTTGATAGGCCCAAAAGCCTAAGGCTCTCTCTGCGCATTCCAAAACCAAGCTCGGACTTAGGCCGGTGAGGATGGTTGCCCTATTCTCTTCGCTGGGGTGAAGGTTTGCTATTGCCGCATCTCGCTCTCCTGACAATGCTGAGTGGCAGGCAGGGCATGCAAAGGCCTGGTTAATGGCTATACCGGTAGCTAGGCGAAGGTTTTGAACACATTGTAGACAAAAAGCATGGCTGCGGTGAATTTATTAGCATTATTATCCGGTAGCTAGTCGATAAAGGGCAGAGACTCAAGGATTCAGTTTCGGGGATAGGCCCACCTGCATGTGGTAACAAGCGCTCGATCTGTGAGCTCCCTTCTGCACTTGAGGTTGTTGCACAGCAAGCTGGAGTTCATCGTGATTTGTCCTGTAGATCGAACATGTGAGATAATCACTGGGCTATGGTCCAAGGCTGcggaaagaaaagagaatTTGGCCCCAAAAAGCTCACAGCTGGGGTTCTTCTTTAGTTCATGTTCGTCGAGGCAGTCGCCTTGGCTACCTACCTAGGGGTACctacctactaggtacctaggtacctaggtaggtagagAATATCTAAGATAGGAATGTCACGATTTTCTTAAAAATTGCACAAATACTGCAAGTGCAAGGCAAACCCCGACTGAATGCACACAGTACCTAATCCGGGAGCAGGTAAGGGCAGGTACCTACTTCCTAAGCTATCAAGAGATCATTGGCCGCGGCGGCTTATCCACCGCTTTTAAATGAATACGAGGACTCGAGACATATAATACTGTGCTCTATCTGTACTCGGTGTAGTGCAGCTTCGTTGAACATAATCTATTTAGGCATTGCTGACAGCAACCAAGGGCTGTGTGTCTTATCTAGctgtcaaggttgaaggtgGTCCTTGCTGAGGTTCAAACGCAACACTTGAGAGCGGCTCTCTATTCCATCAAATATACAGGTGTTATCAATTGGAATATATTGCCttgtgatgagcttgatCATTTCCTGTGAAACCATTCCCCCCGTAACCGCTGCTGTGTTGTGAATCTCCCCTCGATTTGACCGCACGATTTCCCGAGCCGCCTGCAAGATGCTCTGGTTCCCAACAAGACTTGGGATAGAATTCGTGACAACGTTTGTGATCTCTTCTGCACTCTCTGTGGGGGCTATAAAGGAGGCGCGCAGAGCAAGATAGATATGAATCAATGAGGTAGGCATTTCCGGTCCTGCAACTGCAGACAATTCGTCATTTTTGAGCTCGTTTTCTGGTCAAGTAGGCTTTGTTAGTATCAGTTGTTTACATTGGTAATTATAGTTACCGTCCCCTCTTCGCACATACCAACAATACTACCAATAGATGGTGCATCTTCTGAGCTGCGCACCAGCTTGATAAATTTTGCGTTCTTGCAGAATAGTTCCACGTCACCCCGGGCAATTCTTCCACCACCTTTAAGCGTGCGTACAATATCCACTATGTCGGATATGTCCTGTCTTGCTTTGGCTTTGTAGAGAGACTGAAGTTTCATGTAAGTGCTAGACTGAGCCTTCATATCGGGTACACCGCCCTGCAATGGGAGTTGAGAATGCTTTTGATAGAATTGTCTGACAGCCTCTGCTACTACCCAGAAATTTTCCTTGGGCAAAATCTAAGGAAGGGAATTAGACTGCGGGACTGCAATAACAATAATGGAAAACTGGGGAAGAGGGACTTACCTCCGTTACCTCGATATAGTCGAAAACCTGCTCCAGGAAACGTGGCAGCGAGGACGGGTTTACGTGTTTCATCACCGCAGAAACAGCCTCTTCGAAGttttcctctcctccctcAGGGTTGTCCCTCCTAGCGCCATCGGCGACAAAGCTTCGAAACGCTACTTTATCAGAGTACGATAGAGGTAGTGCATCACTGTGCAAAGATTTCCATTTTTCAAGATAATGGAGTAGAATAACAACAAGAGGTAAATGCCCGTGGTCGTGGTCATCAAGATTGTCAATATCCTGGGTCATCTCGCGTGAGAACTTAGACAATTCGGGCCAGGGGTCTAACAATCTCAAGTCCGCAGTCGCATCTCCATCTGGGTGAGTATCCACGATTGGAAGATCCCCAGGCAGCTTTAGCGTGAAGTATGAATAGTAACCAACGTTACAAACGCTAAGGAGGGGAATGTTTTGTTGCCTAGCATACGTTTCGAGGAAGCAAACACGATCTTGATGCAGAGGCAAAGTATAGGCAATGATAGTAAATGGTCCCGAAGAAGCTGTGATCATGTCAAGGTCCAGAGGAGCCTTGTGACTGGGCAGTCAGCATCAAGATATCATAAAGAGACCACCACATTTGCACGAGAGGAGTGTTGCGGGGCGTTGCTCGAGACTACTGACATCTTCCTTGGGATACCAATCTCCCGAGACCTCAGGATTGAGCTCTACAAGTCTGTTCACGCAACAAAGAGCTCGCGGTTTTCCTAGGCAATCCtcgtcgaggaagaagttgacaCCTAGATCTTCATCCCGCACAATGGCCTCATCGGCAATGACAAATTTTCCAATTCCTGCAAAGTGTCGGGTTATTAAGGACTGTATGAAGTTCTCCGGCGCTGGCGGGAAACAAACCTGGCAAAACCAAATTCTTGAGcacttcaacaccaacagtcCCAGAGCTGGCGTTGACCAGGAGGACATTTGCAGTCTCCAGTGCAGCTTGGCCTGACGCAGCCCACAGTCGAAGCTGTCGATCATACCTTCTTTCCTTATCAGTCGGACCGTGTCCTGTCAGTTTGCTAGCACCGGCTTCTTGAGGCATGGCGACTTATGGTAGTAGAACGTCTGCTAAGGTTAAGTTTGATAGTTGCACTGTTCGGTAGACAAAGAGACCAGCTCACTTCTGCACGTCCACGCATACTACCtagtacctacctaggtacctaggtaggtacatgCTAGGTATGTAGGTACATAGGTCTGGTATGTATGTGTGGGCCGCACAAGTCCCAGGCTACCAGAGGCCTGAGATGACTGATTGAGCACCTAAATTGCGGGACCCTAACCCCCAGCCAttaccagaccagacaggacccCAGCCTACTTAGACTTGTAGTAAGCACTGTGTTTCCCAGTCAATGGTCATGGAACCAAGCCAGTGGATATTGATTTGTATCCAATTGAATACAAAATTTCCGTTCTACCAGGTTTGCCAGGGAACGAGGGAAATTCTAGATAGCCGAATGAGTCTAAGGCAATGCAACTCGTAGCTGAGACGCACTAGATCCAAATGTCTTGTGTTATATCGTGGTGAGAGTGAGTCAATGCGCCGTCTTAATCCAGATGTTGGCATTTGAAGCCTGGTTCAAGgttcaaggttcaatgttgcttgttgcttgttggCTGTCACCTTAAAGTGGTTGGTAGGTACTCTCTCACATTGGCGAGACAGTCCGCCGATGCCTGCAAATTACAAGACCCGAGAGTGCTAATGCGGATTGGAAATTCTTGAGACGAATGTCAATTGCTTCCACCTTAGCTATTTGCATTGGCAGTGTCCAGATCCGCATCGTGGTATCATTGTGAGAGTTCGTGTGAGGGTAAGGGTTAAAGAATCAATCCACAACAGAACCATGGAAATGGTATGTAAACATTCAAGAGGCATGAGTGTTGATTCGACCAGATACTCTCTTCACATCAATGATCGTACATTGTTCCATGCTCGCTATTGAAGGCGTCTTTTGTTAGAGTGATTGTCCCCGACGTGGAGTTACTGCAGAACAAATTCGAAACTTCGGATCAGCATCATCGCCAGAACTTGCCTCGTATCTACCCTGTAGCATTCAATGTACCCCGCACGGATTCTCAGTGAGAACTTGACTGATTGAGGGGCAAGGATTCTCCTGAATTGCGACTAGACTGAACCATGCTAAGATATACTGATGCGACAGTGTATCTAGAGCTTGTACTGGGTCAATATCATAGTCCGCACGCCATTAGAGCCCCTGAGTGCAGGTGCTCAATAACATCAGAGTTGATCAGAGTGGCGTCACTGAATCTTCCCGCTGAGGAGTTCAACCACACACATGCAGGTGCCCTTGGCACCAGAATAATTGACCCGGACTCTCGATGCCATTCCAAATCCAGCGACACTAGTGACCTGTGCCATCGGACCCCAGCTCAGCTTTGGAACCAGACAATTTGATTTTTCTTCATCGGACTATAACGCTGCTACTCGGGCAAAGTCGACTTGATGAATCGCTGGCTGCCGCGCATTTACAAATCCTACCTCCTTCCCCAGTTCTCCACGCCATCTGTCTACCCAGTCCCCTGGCTGGCCTTAAGTATTCACTCAACGCAACCTCAGCGTTCCCCAGGCTTCCGTCAGACAAACCGCAACCACAATACCTTAATCAGGACAATGGCATCAGCTGCTGCTAAACGTTTGGCTGGTAAGACAGTGCTCATCACTGGGGCTTCGTCAGGCATTGGGCGATCCACTGCGCTTGAATTCGCCAGAACAAGCCCAGACAACTTACGGCTGATCCTCACTGCCCGTCGCATCAACTCACTGAACGAATTGGCATCTCAAATCGCGCAAGAGGTTGGACAGGGCGTCAAGGTCCTCCCAGTGAAACTAGATGTTAGCAAACCCGAGGAAGTCCGGGAATTCGTCGGCAACTTGCCAGAGGAGTGGCAAGATATCAATGTTCTTGTCAACAATGCGTAAGTAAAACTCAATTTGACTCGTTATCACACCACACTCCCTTATGAGGGCGACTTCAagcatcgccatcgccacaAGTACAAATCTGCACAGGGAGGCGCCGATATCAGCACTACGTTTGCTGGAAATGCTGACGAACTTTGTGTCGTTATTTACAGAGGTCTCGTGAAAGGCGTCGCACGTGCCCCGGATATCCATGAGGACGATATGAATATTATGTTTGCCACCAACGTTACAGGGCTGATCAACATCACACAAGCCATTCTACCAATATTCCAAAGGCGCTCTGATGGAGGTCAAGGCGATATTATCAACGTAGGCTCTATCGCCGGCCGTGAGCCATATCCGGGAGGATCTATCTACTGCGCTACCAAGGCTGCCGTTCGGAGCTTTACGGAGAGTTTGCGAAAGGAGCTCATTGCCACTCGAATCAGAGTCATTGAAATAGACCCCGGTCAGGTCGAAACGGTAGGTTTTCTCGACAATATACGATGTTTGAAATGCCCAAACGCTCATAAAGGGTCACTTTTCTAGGAGTTCTCTCTTGTCCGGTTTGATGGAAACAAGACGAAAGCCGATGCCGTCTACGCGTAAGTTTACATCGCTCTGCATGACCGAAGTAGTTCTGACAAGCAATTTCCCACAACAGCGGATGCGAGCCTCTGACCCccgacgacattgctgaGGTAGTCGTTTTCACAGCTACTCGCCGCGAAAATCTGGTTATTGCAGACACTCTTGTGTttccaaaccaccaagtAAGTGCGACGCCTACCCAAGTGACCCTAAGGACAAACGCTGACACCATATGCTTTCTGCATCTCACTAGGCATCAGCCCTTATCATGCATAGAAAGAATTAATACTTCCTGAACGGGTTTAAGAACACGGCAAGGTTTTAGACACCAAGCTAGATAGCTCAACACAATACGGGAGCACGCGTTGAGAGCTACAACAGAAGGCACAAGCCTTCGGTTCAATGTCACAACTGGCAACATGTACAATTTTTGCTCTATGTTCATAGCAACTGGATCGTGTGTACTAGTGGCTGTATGTTCAATTCTATTGAGCTGGTTTTGGGAGGATCAGACTCGATTGCATTAGGTCAATAAAGATTCATGTTCGAAAGTTTCTCTTGCCCCACGCTCAAAGCCATAGCGGCG
It encodes the following:
- a CDS encoding NEDD8-activating enzyme E1 regulatory subunit (similar to Verticillium alfalfae VaMs.102 XP_003009099.1) produces the protein MPQEAGASKLTGHGPTDKERRYDRQLRLWAASGQAALETANVLLVNASSGTVGVEVLKNLVLPGLFPARIGKFVIADEAIVRDEDLGVNFFLDEDCLGKPRALCCVNRLVELNPEVSGDWYPKEDVSSLEQRPAPLDLDMITASSGPFTIIAYTLPLHQDRVCFLETYARQQNIPLLSVCNVGYYSYFTLKLPGDLPIVDTHPDGDATADLRLLDPWPELSKFSREMTQDIDNLDDHDHGHLPLVVILLHYLEKWKSLHSDALPLSYSDKVAFRSFVADGARRDNPEGGEENFEEAVSAVMKHVNPSSLPRFLEQVFDYIEVTEVSPSSPVFHYCYSEAVRQFYQKHSQLPLQGGVPDMKAQSSTYMKLQSLYKAKARQDISDIVDIVRTLKGGGRIARGDVELFCKNAKFIKLVRSSEDLKNDELSAVAGPEMPTSLIHIYLALRASFIAPTESAEEITNVVTNSIPSLVGNQSILQAAREIVRSNRGEIHNTAAVTGGMVSQEMIKLITRQYIPIDNTCIFDGIESRSQVLRLNLSKDHLQP
- a CDS encoding oxidoreductase (similar to Metarhizium acridum CQMa 102 XP_007814532.1), translated to MASAAAKRLAGKTVLITGASSGIGRSTALEFARTSPDNLRLILTARRINSLNELASQIAQEVGQGVKVLPVKLDVSKPEEVREFVGNLPEEWQDINVLVNNAGLVKGVARAPDIHEDDMNIMFATNVTGLINITQAILPIFQRRSDGGQGDIINVGSIAGREPYPGGSIYCATKAAVRSFTESLRKELIATRIRVIEIDPGQVETEFSLVRFDGNKTKADAVYAGCEPLTPDDIAEVVVFTATRRENLVIADTLVFPNHQASALIMHRKN